The genome window GTACCGTGAATGTGAACAGTGGCGGAACACTCCACACGACAAGCGGAGAATTCAGAATGGGCGGAGTGGTGGCTACAGCGACGGGTAATCAGGATTATCTGAATGTGAACAGCGGCGGAACCGCTACAATCGAAGGTATGATGTACATTGGATATCGAGATTCAAACGAGGCAGTGATTACGGTTGGTGGAGTACTGAATACCCAAGGTAAAATTAATATGGGGCAGGGCGTTGGAACGACCGGTAGAATCGATATTTTGGATGGCGGTGTCATGAACGCCAATGGTACCGCGGAGTTTGATATCGGGCTTGGGGATATTGGGTTCGGTTCGGGAGAGGTAAATGTGGCCGGTACACTCAACACATCCGCATCCTATTTTGATATCGCTGTGGGCGTGGCAGGCAAGGATACCTCGGGCAGTCTGACCGTTACTGAAACTGGAGTGTTGAGTGGGGCCGGCGGAGCGATTCGGTTGGCAACTGGTGCTGGCAATGCCTGTTCAGCTACGATGACTGTAATGGGGGTGGTCAGTAATTCCGATGTCATTCAAGTTGGATCTTCGAGTGCAACCAGCACTGCAGCGTTGAAAATAAGCGGTCCCAAAGCATTGGTTCAGGTGTCTGGGTTTAACTTTAATGAGACCATAGGCGGTGAGACCGCGATGGTTGTGTCGAACGGAGCACAGTTCGTTTCTGAAGGCTGGATGAATTGCGCCGGCAATTCCAGCGGGGAAATCTTGATTGCCGATGGCGGCAGTTTTTCTGTAGCAAAAATCAATACACTGAACGATACGATTTTTACACTGAGCGGAACCAATGCAACGCTGACGGTTGGAAACATCAATCCGATTGGTGGTGTCAACGGCGGATACATCGACCTGCAGGACGCGGACGGAACATCCTCTAGTCGGATTGTCTTTACAGGTGCGGAGGAAAGCACCATTACCAATCTGGTTGCTGCCGGAACCATCACAAACTCCCTCTGGTCCGGTCAGGAAGATTGGTATCAGGTTGCCGCGAACGGCAATGGTGATCTTGTTCTTTCAGCGATTCAGCCTGTCACAGAAATTAAAGCGCTTGAAATGGTCGGAGAGAGTCTGTTGAAAATAACGATCAATTCAACCGACCAATGGGGGCAGCTGAAGTTGGTCGGAACGTCAGACCTTCTCAAGGACGAGTGGGATTATGTTGCCCATTCGGATAACGGAAGTAATGCGTTTGTGGTAACAAACCTGTTGTATTCAACGCAAGAAGATGCAGCAACCTGTTCGGTTTACGTGCAGGCAACAAATTCTGCGGTATTTTTCGGCATTGAGTAAATGATGATCCCTGGTCGTGATTGATGTCGAAATATTCCAGCTGAAACTCTGCGCACTGGACCGCTCAGGGTTTCGGTCTTTTTTTAGAGAATTTACTGTGGTGTTTGCAGTCATTTTTTCCGATCCAGTTTTCGGACGGCCCCGTGGTTCATTTTTTTAGAAGGTTAAACGTTATTTGCTGTTCAAAGCCCTTGCGGTGTTTTGTTCAGGTTGAAGAGAGGGCTTAGTTGATGGAGTCAAAGAAGACAGCCATTGTTGTCGCGCATACGCATTGGGATCGGGAGTGGCGATATCCGATCTGGAAGAACCGGTCGCTGCTGATTGAGTTTATGGATTGGCTGTTGGATATTCTCGAAACCGATCCGGAGTACGGCGGTTTTCTGCTCGACGGCCAGACCGTATGTATCGCGGACTATCTGGAGATGCGTCCGGAGAAACGCGAGCGGATTGCCGCACAGGTCAAGGCCGGTAAACTGGCGATTGGGCCTTGGTATACGCTGCCGGATCTCTTTCCGATTGCGGGGGAATGCCTGGTGAGGAACCTGCTGAAAGGCATCCGTTTTGCAGAAGAGCTTGGTGGATACAATCCGATTGCCTATCACACGTTCGGTTGGGGGCAGACCGCCCAGTTCCCGCAGATTTATCAGGATATAGGCATTCACTATGCCGTGGCGGCCAAAAAAGTGTCGCATGAGCGTGCGCCGCACTGTGAGTTCCTGTGGACTGCTCCGGACGGATCACAGCTGCTGACATCGCGCCTCGGTGTGTTCACCCGTCAGAACGGTTATTTTTATCTTCATTTTCCGGTTCGACTGAACAATATCTATGATGAGAACCAGTATGCCTGGAAGTGGGGTGAAAGCGGAATCTGTTACCATCGGGCCGATGAGGAACTGCATGAGAACGACTATTTTCGAATTGATCACGAGGACGGATATTACAAAGAAAATGTAAAGAATGCAGCCCAGCGCACTTGGGACAATATGGACGAAACGCTGGTTGGAGACTGGCGGATTCTGATGTGCGGCTGCGATTTTTCTACGCCGAATCCTTACCTGCCGCAAATGATTAAAGATTGCAACGAAGTACTGCCGGACATTGACTTCCGGATGGGCTCGCTTCAGGAATATTTTCAAGGATTGGAAAAACGAATTGATCGGGCCGAGATTCCGGCAGTTAACGGCGAACTGCGCGACGGGGAACCCTGCGGGGCATCTGCCAATGCATTGGCGACGAGGATTCACATTAAGCAGCTGAATAAAAAAGTGGAAAACGTGATGATCCGCCGCACGGAACCGTTGGCGGCATCGCTGATGATGCTGGGCGACGTGTATCCGACGGCATTCCTGGCCAGGGGCTGGGACTATCTCCTGAAAGCTCATCCGCACGATTCGATCAATGGAGTCACACAGGACAAAACAGTCGAAGACAACCTGTACCGCCTCAATCAGGCGCTGGAAATCGGGGAAACTGTTTATGAAGATTGCGTGGCCGGACTGCTGAAACGGATTGATTTCTCAGCTTATGATAAACAGGACACCCTGCTTCTGCTGCACAATTCGCAGCCGCGTGCGATTCACGAAATTCTTCCGGTGGTGATCGATACGCCCCAGGAGGAAAATGTTTGGGCGGTCGGCGTTGAGGACATCGACGGAGCACCGCTGGCGGTGCAGGCGATTTCCCGCGACGAGCACAAACAGCCGGTGCACGACATTGAGGCGCGTCCGTGGCCATTCTATGTTGATCGACATCATCTCTATCTGGATACCGGGGATATTCCGGCTGGCGGTTACAAAGTGGTCCGGGTTGTCGCCGAAAGGACATTCTGGCGCGATGAAGAATGGTGGCCGGCGATGCGCAAGAGCGCGGGAAAGGATATCGGACAGGGAACCCGCTCGCTTGAAAATGAATTTCTGAAAGTAACCGTGAATGCCGACGGAACATTCGACCTGACCGACAAGTCGACGGATCGAGTGATTCCTGGAATGCATTATTTTGAAGACGATGGTGATACGGGAGACTACTGGGCCTATTATCCGCCGTACGGCAATCAGGTGATTTCCAGCCGAGGATTCAATTCCCGGATCTGGATGGAAGACAACGGCCCGCTCAGCGCGACGATCGGGATAGAAACCTGCATGCAGATTCCGGCCCGCGCCGAATACGGCACGGCGAAGATTCAGGGATATGGCAGGCGGAGCGACGAACTGGTGGACCTGAAAATCGTTTCCCGCATCACGCTGAATCGGGGCTGCCGCCACCTGAAGGTGAAGACCTCCATTGACAACCGGGCGCGGGACCATCGCGTGCGCCTGATGATTCCGACCGATATCCGGACGGACTTTTCGGATGCAGCGGGCCACTTTATCGTTGATCGGCGCGGTGCGGTTCACGAGTGCGACGCCGATGGTACATTCTATCCCGAGATGGCGCTGCGGCCGCAGGGCATCTTCGCCAGTGTCAGCGACGGCGACATCGGGCTGTCGGTGCTCAACAACTGCCTGACGGAATTCCAGTTGATGACGGATGACCGCGGGACGATTGCGCTGACTCTGCTGCGTGCCATCCGGAACCGGATCTGTACCGAATCCCGGATTTCTTCGGAGTTTCCGAATAAGCTCGGCAGTCAGATGCTGCAGACCGTGGACTATGAATATGCCGTGTACCCGCACCGGGGCGACTGGCAGCAGGCAAACGTGTTTGCGGAAGCCGACGCGCTGAATGCCAAACCGGCAGCGGTTCAGGTTTCCAACAGCGGCGGCGGAGACCTGTCGCCATCCGCCGGTTTCTATTCGATTGAGAACGAAACGCTGGTCCTGTCTAGTGTGAAGAAAGCCGAGGACCGGAACTCGCTGGTCCTCCGACTTTATAATCCAACGAAAGAGCTGCAGACTGGCGCGGTAACATTCGGTTTTCCGCTGGAGCGCGTGTGGAAGATCAACCTGAACGAAGTTCGCGGGAACGAACTTCCCGTGAAGGCCGGGACGGTTTCGCTGTCTGTTCCCTCCGGAAAAATTGTTACGCTTGAAGTGGAATCGAAAGGGAGTGCGCAGTGAAAAACATATTCGGGGAACTGATGTTTACATCGGGCCTGCTGGTGACGGGGACGGCGTTGGCGAATGATTCGAGTTCCCTTAAACCTAATGTGCTCCTAATTGTGGCCGATGATTTTGGCAGTGGTTCGCACGCCGCACCTGAACCGGCTGGCTGAACAGGGCATGCGCTTTACCAATGCCAATACGCCTGCATCGGTCTGCTCTCCGACACGGTATGCATTGCTGACCGGCCGTTATGCTTGGCGCGGACCGCTGCCGTTCGGGGTGGTCGGCATCAACGATCCTCTGACCATTGAACCGGATCGTCCAACCGTTGGCGGTCTGATGAAACGATCCGGATATCGTACGGCACAGATCGGAAAATGGCATCTGGGATATGGAGACCGCATGCTGTCGAACCCTGCGGAGCGTATCGACCATCTTTCTCCGGGACCCAACGATCTCGGTTTCGACTATCATTTCGGCCTGCCGCAGAATCTGGACGACCCGTTGCGGGTCTGGATTGAAAACGACGGAATTTACGGTCTTCGCTCGCTAAAGATCAGTCAGTATGCTCATTCTTTTTATGGCGGAACCTATGCGGGGTTTGATGCGCCGCAGCGCAGCCGGGAAGAGGCGACGGAGTTCCTGACGGAACGGGCGTCCGACTGGATTCGGAAAGTGCACCGGGACAAGCCGGATCAGCCGTTCTTTCTCTACTTTGCTCCGCCGGCGGTTCATCATCCGATTGTGCCGTCAGAAACCATGCGCGGCACAAGTGATTGCGGAGCATACGGTGACTTTATTCAGGATCTGGACCTGTCGGTCGGTCGGCTGATCGGCACGCTGGCTTACGAAGGAATTCTGGATGACACGCTGGTTATCTTCACGGCGGACAACGGGGCCGACCTTCCCGATTCGCCCAATCAGCCTGAAATACGGGCCCGGCAGGCGGGGCTGCTGGCGAACGGTCCGCTGCGCGGAGACAAGCACCGGATTTACGAAGGCGGCATGCGCGTTCCGCTGATTGTCCGCTGGCCGGGGCGGGTGCCGGCGGGGTCGGTGGCCGACCACATGGTGAATATTGTTGATATTTATGCAACCTTGGCGAATGTCCTCAGCGACCGGCTGAAGGACGGTGAGGCTCCCGACAGCTTCAGCTTCCTGCCGACCCTGCTGGGCGAAGAGCAACCGGATCGACGTTCGATGGTAAGCGACAGCGAGGCTGGAATTCTCGCGCTGCGCTCCGGGACGTGGAAATACATTGAAGGGAAATTCCCGGACTCCATGTCGGCGAACCATAAAATGCGCGCCGGTTATTTCCGCGGGGAAGATGAGCGGGCACTGTACGACCTGGTCGCCGATCCTGGGGAGCAGCACAACCTGATCGGCGAATATCCGGAGGTTGCTGAACAGATGCAGAAGACGCTGGATGCGTATCGGAAAAATGGGAAATCCCGCTGATTTTTATGAAGTAAAGAACAGCGTTTTTCGGGCACGAAACGTGGATGAAAAGGAATGGAATGAAGAAAAAAGCAGGGTGTATCGCGACGATCATCTGTACCGTATGCTGGGCAGCATCGGCGGATGTGACCGTGAATTTTGAGAACGCGATTGGTCCGGGGCGCGATGAAAAAAGCGTGGGGTCGATGACGCTGAATTTTTCCGTGGACGATTCCGGGCGGGTTACGCTGGATACGGTGTCCCTGGCCCGTCCGACGGAGGTTTCAACAGAAGCTGTGAAAACCTGGCTCGGTCCAGTGGGAACGGTGGACTGGAAGGGCGCCCGCGGAACGGAATTTTCAATCACGCTGGATGGCCGAAAGGCCGGCAATAAAACGGTGAACATTCTGCGGTTGAGCCGACCCGCTAATTCCTGGGGTACGCTGGGGGGGGCGGCGGAAACTGACGTTCACCCCGAAAACTGGACCAGTTGATACTTTAGGATTCGGCTTCGTTTAACCTCATGATAAGGAGGACGAATGAAGCGGAAGAGATACACAGAGGAACAGATCGTATATGCCCTGAAGCAGGCGGAGAACGGCGAGAAGATAGCCGAACTATGCCGGTCGATGGGAGTCAGTGAGGCCACGTTTTACAACTGGCGCAAGAAGTACAAGGGGCTTGGAGTAAGCGAGGTGCGGGAGTTACGCATGTTACGTGATGAAAACCGCAAGTTGAAGCAGCTCGTAGCCGACCTGAGTCTGGACAAGCACATCTTGCAGGAGGTCATTGCAAAAAAGCTCTGAAGCCTGCACGGAAGCGCGAACTGGCCGAGGGGGCATGTGATGCATACGGACTCTCGGGCCGCCGGGCGTGCGGGCTTTTTGAGTTAAGCCGGACCACCTTTTTCTACAAAGCGAAGCCTCGGGACGATGAGGCGCTTCGTCTGCGGATTAAGGAACTGGCCGCTAAACGTGTCCGGTTCGGTTACCGGCGCATTCATGTTCTGTTGCGCCGGGAAGGATGGGAGATTAATCACAAAAGAGTCTATCGGGTCTACATGGAGGAAAACCTTGCCGTTCGCACGAAACCCCGTAAAAAGTTGGCGAACCGGCCTCGTGTTCCTCTTGAGCAGGCTGCCGGGCCCAACGAGCAATGGAGTATGGACTTTGTGATGGATCGCACCGAGGACGGGCGTCACTTCAGGATACTGACGGTAGTCGATAACTTTAGTCGGGAATGCCTGGCGCTATATGCTGACCGATCCATCACCGGTGAAAAGGTCGCGTCTTGTCTGAACGGAGTGGCTAATCAACGCGGTTATCCCAAAAGCATTCGTGTGGACAACGGAAGCGAGTTTTACTCCAGGTCGATGGATGCCTGGACATATCATCATGAGGTCGCCATGGAGTTTATCCGACCGGGTAAGCCGACCGAAAATGGATACATCGAAAGCTTCAACGGAAAGTTGAGGGATGAATGTTTGAATGTGGAGCTTTTCTTCGGAGTGGACGATGCCCGTGATAAACTCGCAGCATGGAAAAAAGATTACAATGAGCAGCGACCGCATAAGTCGCTTGATAACAAGACTCCGACGGAATATATAGGTGCGTGGATGGAGGCGTCCGCGCTTCCCACCCTCCTCCGGAGGAGGGAGGGAACCCAGAGAACACAGCAACTATTAGAAGCCGTATTTTAGAGGCTCAGTGGTCCAATCGACGGGGGCAGGTCAATACCCGTGCTGGACTCTCATTAGAACCTGTCCAGTCCATGGGGGCAGGTCAAATACGCTATCGTTTATATCGCCGATTCGGACGTTTAGATTTGGTCCAATGGAAACCATTCGGTGAGTTGTGCAGTTAAGTCGGGTTTGTCTAATTTTGGTGGCTTTTTTCAACGGGTTTGTATCAACCGTTATTGATTTTTTAAACATTAAAACAGTTTCGAACCGACTGTCGCTCGATCAATTGGAACGGAATAATTAATTTGCTGAGAGGAGCATCGGGGGTATTGATCCTCTGCAACATGATTTTGGCTCCCTCTTCTCCCATTCGCTTTCGATCAATACGAATAGTGGTGAGCATCGGGTCAGATTTAATCGCGAAGTCAGTATCATCATATCCCGTTATACTGATCTGTTCCGGAATATTGACGCCGGCTTCCTGTAATCCTTTCATGATGTGGAATGCTTGATCATCATTAATGGTGACGACAGCTGTTGCTGAAATTTTCTGTTTCAGGTTTTGTAAAATAATATTTACTGCATCTTCATCTGTATCAACGGCGATCACCTTGCAGGCTTCCTCGCTTAGGCCTAATTGACGAATCTGAGCTTCAAACCCCATGCAACGGGCAGTTTCATTGAAATTAGTGAACTTGTGACGGAACATGATGATGCGTCGATGTCCCTGATTATAGAGATAAGAAGTCAGTTCCATTATGGCGCGAAAGCCGTCGGATGTGACTGAATCCAGGGAGACGCCGGCGATATCGGTATCGAGCATGAGAAAAGGAATTGAAGTGTGGTTTAGTTTTTCCTTAAAATCATCTGAATAGCCTCCCATGAGAATGGTGCCGTCCACATAGCCTTCCCGAATGAATTTTGGTAGGTCATCATGCTGGGTAGAGAGATCGTATCCTGCGAGCAGGAGGTTGTAGTTTGCTTTGGTCAGGGTCTCTTCCAAGCCTTCCATGACTTCAGAGTAAAAAATATTCCCGAAAATCTCAGTGCAGGAGGGGTAAAAGAGAATGCCTATAGTTTCCGTTGTTCTAGTGCGGAGATTTTTTCCAGCAGCACTGGGGTAATACCCAATTTTCTTGCAGGTTTCCAGGACTCTTTTTTTTGTGGCCTTTCCGATTCGGCCCTGATTGTTCAGGACGCAGGAGACCGTGGCGATGGAGCAGTTAGCAACCCGTGCCACATCCTTGATTGTCGGGTTTTTTAAATTTGTGGATATTTTGTTCATGAAGGAAATATTTCGCCTACCGAATTTGTCTACGCCTTATTCTTAATTATTGCACGACTTTTTCGGAAAAATAGACTGTAAGATTATTCCTGACTGTTCGCATCGTAAGGTCGCCGGATTGCAGTACAATGAGTTTTCATTATTGAGATAGTGGGTGGCATTCATTTTTGAAATGAAATCGCTCCAAAGGCCGAGAAGTATGAAAATGAACAAGGAGTTTGACTGGATTTATACGTGCTGCGCAAAAGCATGTGAACCCTGTTGTGGGAGCAACTTGAGAGAGGCTTCAAAAGCTAATGCGCCATAGTGATATTACACTGACAACCGGAAGGAAGCTATGCAGGCACGAGCCAGCTTCCAATGAAGCAGGCGTTGGACGGGGTGTTTGCTCTATAGAGCGTCTGAAAGTGTCAGATCTTTCTTCTGCTCTAGATTCGGCATTTAAGGGGGGGGCAATCGCTCGAAGGCGATATACAACGAAAGCCCCTGTTAATGGGGCTTTCAGTCGTTGTCTGGTCCAGAGTATCCCGGATAAAAAAATGGCGGAGAGGGGGGGATTCGAACCCCCGGTACCCCTT of Tichowtungia aerotolerans contains these proteins:
- a CDS encoding alpha-mannosidase, with the protein product MESKKTAIVVAHTHWDREWRYPIWKNRSLLIEFMDWLLDILETDPEYGGFLLDGQTVCIADYLEMRPEKRERIAAQVKAGKLAIGPWYTLPDLFPIAGECLVRNLLKGIRFAEELGGYNPIAYHTFGWGQTAQFPQIYQDIGIHYAVAAKKVSHERAPHCEFLWTAPDGSQLLTSRLGVFTRQNGYFYLHFPVRLNNIYDENQYAWKWGESGICYHRADEELHENDYFRIDHEDGYYKENVKNAAQRTWDNMDETLVGDWRILMCGCDFSTPNPYLPQMIKDCNEVLPDIDFRMGSLQEYFQGLEKRIDRAEIPAVNGELRDGEPCGASANALATRIHIKQLNKKVENVMIRRTEPLAASLMMLGDVYPTAFLARGWDYLLKAHPHDSINGVTQDKTVEDNLYRLNQALEIGETVYEDCVAGLLKRIDFSAYDKQDTLLLLHNSQPRAIHEILPVVIDTPQEENVWAVGVEDIDGAPLAVQAISRDEHKQPVHDIEARPWPFYVDRHHLYLDTGDIPAGGYKVVRVVAERTFWRDEEWWPAMRKSAGKDIGQGTRSLENEFLKVTVNADGTFDLTDKSTDRVIPGMHYFEDDGDTGDYWAYYPPYGNQVISSRGFNSRIWMEDNGPLSATIGIETCMQIPARAEYGTAKIQGYGRRSDELVDLKIVSRITLNRGCRHLKVKTSIDNRARDHRVRLMIPTDIRTDFSDAAGHFIVDRRGAVHECDADGTFYPEMALRPQGIFASVSDGDIGLSVLNNCLTEFQLMTDDRGTIALTLLRAIRNRICTESRISSEFPNKLGSQMLQTVDYEYAVYPHRGDWQQANVFAEADALNAKPAAVQVSNSGGGDLSPSAGFYSIENETLVLSSVKKAEDRNSLVLRLYNPTKELQTGAVTFGFPLERVWKINLNEVRGNELPVKAGTVSLSVPSGKIVTLEVESKGSAQ
- a CDS encoding sulfatase family protein, encoding MILAVVRTPHLNRLAEQGMRFTNANTPASVCSPTRYALLTGRYAWRGPLPFGVVGINDPLTIEPDRPTVGGLMKRSGYRTAQIGKWHLGYGDRMLSNPAERIDHLSPGPNDLGFDYHFGLPQNLDDPLRVWIENDGIYGLRSLKISQYAHSFYGGTYAGFDAPQRSREEATEFLTERASDWIRKVHRDKPDQPFFLYFAPPAVHHPIVPSETMRGTSDCGAYGDFIQDLDLSVGRLIGTLAYEGILDDTLVIFTADNGADLPDSPNQPEIRARQAGLLANGPLRGDKHRIYEGGMRVPLIVRWPGRVPAGSVADHMVNIVDIYATLANVLSDRLKDGEAPDSFSFLPTLLGEEQPDRRSMVSDSEAGILALRSGTWKYIEGKFPDSMSANHKMRAGYFRGEDERALYDLVADPGEQHNLIGEYPEVAEQMQKTLDAYRKNGKSR
- a CDS encoding IS3 family transposase (programmed frameshift), coding for MKRKRYTEEQIVYALKQAENGEKIAELCRSMGVSEATFYNWRKKYKGLGVSEVRELRMLRDENRKLKQLVADLSLDKHILQEVIAKKALKPARKRELAEGACDAYGLSGRRACGLFELSRTTFFYKAKPRDDEALRLRIKELAAKRVRFGYRRIHVLLRREGWEINHKRVYRVYMEENLAVRTKPRKKLANRPRVPLEQAAGPNEQWSMDFVMDRTEDGRHFRILTVVDNFSRECLALYADRSITGEKVASCLNGVANQRGYPKSIRVDNGSEFYSRSMDAWTYHHEVAMEFIRPGKPTENGYIESFNGKLRDECLNVELFFGVDDARDKLAAWKKDYNEQRPHKSLDNKTPTEYIGAWMEASALPTLLRRREGTQRTQQLLEAVF
- a CDS encoding LacI family DNA-binding transcriptional regulator — protein: MNKISTNLKNPTIKDVARVANCSIATVSCVLNNQGRIGKATKKRVLETCKKIGYYPSAAGKNLRTRTTETIGILFYPSCTEIFGNIFYSEVMEGLEETLTKANYNLLLAGYDLSTQHDDLPKFIREGYVDGTILMGGYSDDFKEKLNHTSIPFLMLDTDIAGVSLDSVTSDGFRAIMELTSYLYNQGHRRIIMFRHKFTNFNETARCMGFEAQIRQLGLSEEACKVIAVDTDEDAVNIILQNLKQKISATAVVTINDDQAFHIMKGLQEAGVNIPEQISITGYDDTDFAIKSDPMLTTIRIDRKRMGEEGAKIMLQRINTPDAPLSKLIIPFQLIERQSVRNCFNV